The DNA window CGAGCCCATGCACCGTCCCCATCCGCTCCATCAGTTCGGCGCCCTCCAGCGCCGTGCGACCGTGAAAGACCATGCCGCGCAGCGACCGCTCCAGGAACGGCTCCAGTTCGCGCAGTTCGGGCAACAGGCCCGCCGAGCCGCGCAACCTCTGCGCGTCGAATTGCAGGACGATGTCGCGGCCTTCGATCAGCTCGCCCGGCTGCACCGCCGTCACCCAGTCATGCGGCAGGCCGCCGCCGACGATGGTCAGGTAGCCAGGCCCGAACTCGCCAATGTGATCGCCGACCAGGACCACGCCGGAGGATTTCCGCAGCAGGTGGATTTCGTACTCGGGGTGGAAATTCCAGACATTGCGCTCCCAGGGATAGTCGTCGAGCCGCCACAGAAAGCTGTCGCTGGCTTCGGTGACGATATGTTCGAAGGCTGGTGCTGTGCGAAGCGTGGCAACGGGGTTTTTTCTGCGCTTGAACTGCATTCATACCTCCCGGAACTCACCGGTTATGTATCTCCCGGCCAATCCTCAGCATATCGGGCCGGCAAGATAACAAGCAGCCGACTAGCTGCCTGTTTGCGCAGTTCATGCCCTGATAGGCTATGACTTGGGTCAGTAGTCGATACGATCTCGCCTCTCTTTACCACCTAGTCCATGCATGTAAACCGATCCATAAGCCGTAAGAACGTCGCTCCTACTAGATGCCTTTATTCTTTCAAGTATAATACTGGCCATTCTCCGGACTTCAAAAATGGCCATTCCAAGTTCGTGTCGCTTCGGAAGATCCTTATTCCCAAGGGTTTCGCGCAGATTTCTTAGCCTATCTAGGGGGGCCGGATGCGTTCTCGACACGGCAAAATTCGGGACATCGGAATGCTCAACAGCCATAAATTCGATAAGGTATAGATAAAGAAAAATATTAAAAGCAGCTACGGCTAACTTCGAACGATAATCGCGATTTGTTACCACTCTAATTGCGTGTAAATCTGCCTCATATTCAAAGGCGTGCTCATAAATAATTTGATCTTCATTGCGATCTGCCATCCTTAATTCTGCCACCGACGATAGATGACCAAGTAGAAAGTGAGCGTATTCGTGACCATAGGTAAACTCAACCATCGCATCAACGCTCTGTCGGATCGCTGCTTCAACTGGTTTTGGCAAAATCCCTCGCGGATCGATATCGAAATCCTGAGCCTCACTACCAACCATAACGCGAAGGCCTATTAAGCCTGCGTTTACGCAATCTTCTGGCAGAATTCCATAGCGGGTCCCGTGAAGGCAGATTGTCATGTAGTAATAGAAATATTTTAACGCCTCGGATACTATAACTACTTCGCCAAGAACCGATTTCAGGCAAATGGCGTTAGCTTCTATCAGCGGCACAAATCCGGATGGAACCGATCTTAAAGCTTTTCGATCTTTGTGCGGAATCTTCAATATGTAATTCCTATGGTATTTATTAAAAGTATCGTAGTATCCGGAGAGTGTCCATATACGGCCCCCTCTCTCAAATTTCTTTCGACGTTCAATCATGACACGATTTAGGCGGCTTGAATCGGCTATGGTAATTGCTCTAAGCCGAAGTAGATAGTCATGGGATGTTTTAAGTGACCTTAGCCGAATTATCTCTTTCTTTGCGCAAAAAGGAACAAGAAAATCCTCTTCTGGAGTTAGCTCCTCATCTCTCGGGCCGAAATCGGTGATATAGAAACTGCCCTCCTCATCTCCGACGATGACACCGTTAGCCGCGCGGCGCGATCCAGGAAACAGGATAAGCGCCTGCCTGATTTTCTCTTCGTCCATCCAGACGTAACTTTCGTAGTTGCTCCGCTTGAGGCGGTCGACCTGAAACCAAATGTGGTTACCAATCTAACTGTTCGTGCCCCTACGGCAATGCCGGCGCTAGTCTTTGCTGAGAGGTGCAAGTTTGCCATCTGGCTCAATCGGTACCCGCTCCTCCTCCCTTGCCTTCATGTCGCATTTCGTTCAATAGACGGCGCAAACGCCGTGAAACCATAGGTTTCGCGTTTGACATGCGGCTTCCGGCTTCTTGCCGACGTGCCGCGCCTGGAAAGAGCGGAACAATGTCTGCGATCGAAGCCGGCGCTCGCGCGCCGGAAAATCTTTGGCGTCAGGAAATCAAGGCGACGCTGGCGCTGGCCTGGCCGATGGTGCTGACCAATCTCGGCCAAACGGCGATGACGGCCACCGACGTCATGATGATGGGACGGCTCGGGCCGGATACGCTGGCGAGCGGCGCGCTTGGCGCCAACCTCTATTTCATGCCGCTGATCTTCGGCCTCGGCCTGATGCTGGCAACCTCGCCTATGATCGCAACCGAGCTTGGCCGTCGCCGCCATTCGGTGCGCGACCTGCGCCGCACCGTGCGCCAGGGCTTGTGGCTGGCGATCCTGATCTCGATCCCGATCTGGATCTTCCTGTGGCATGGCGAATCCATTCTGCTGGCGATGGGCCAGGAGCCTGCTTTGGCGCACCAGGCAGGCATCTACCTGCGCTGGCTGGAATGGGCGGTGCTGCCTTTCTATGGCTACATCGTGCTGCGCTCGTTCATCTCGGCGCTGGAACGCCCTGGTTGGGCTCTGGTCATCGTTTTCGTCGCAGTCGCCTGCAACGCGCTCTTCAACTGGGTGTTCATGTTCGGCAATCTCGGCTTTCCGGCAATGGGCATCTCCGGCTCGGGCCTTGCCACCTCGCTGTCCAGCACGCTGATGTTCGCCGGCATGGCAGCGGTGGTGATGCTGGAGAAGAGGTTCCGACGCTACCGCCTGTTCGGGCGCTTCTGGCGATCCGACTGGCAGCGTTTCAAGGGCCTGCTTCGGCTCGGCCTGCCGATCGCCGGCATCCTCGCCTTCGAGGTGACGATCTTCAACGCCGCGGCGCTGCTGATGGGCCTGATCGACGCGGATTCGCTGGCAGCGCACGCCATCGCCATCCAGATCGCCTCGATCTCCTTCATGGTGCCGCTTGGCCTCAACCAGGCGGTGACGGTGCGCGTCGGCCTCGCGCACGGCGCAGGCAATCCGGAAGGCGTCTCGCGTGCCGGCTGGACCGCCTTTGTCATCGGCGTCTCGTTCATGGCGCTGATGGGGCTGGTGATGATCCTGTGGCCGCATCCGCTGATCAGCGCCTTCATCGATCTGGCCAACCCGGCCAACGCCAGGGTGATCACGCTTGCCGTGTCGTTCCTGGCCTTCGCCGCCCTGTTCCAGGTCTTCGACGGCGCGCAAGCGGTCGCCGCCGGCATGCTGCGCGGCCTGCATGACACCAAGGTGCCGATGATCTACGCCGCGATCGGCTATTGGGGCGTGGGCCTGCCGCTTGGCGTGCTGCTCGCCTTCCATTTCGGCTTGCACGGCGTCGGCATCTGGATGGGCCTCTCGACAGGGCTGGCCGTGGTGGCGGCGCTGCTCCTGGCGCGCTGGCTGCGCCGCGACCGGATCGCGCCGTCGCTTGCCTTCGGGCATTGAAGCGGACGGCCGCCGGCTGCCTGGCTGCCGACATTGCGGCTCATTGGACGGAGCCTTCATGTCAGCCCACGAAACGTTCGCTTTGCGCCCCCAACTTGGACGTAGTGGACAATTTTGCTATTGCCCCAAAAGCAGACATCTAGCGCGACCACCTCGGAGGTCGCTTCCGCGCCAGGAAACTATCCCGATAGGCGGCTTGCGTTGTCGGCGGGAGAGCACTTCGTCCGACTTTAAGGTCGGCCCGCAAAGGGTACAATGTAACGGTGGGTGCGTGGCGTCATCGAGCGTAGGTAGTCAGCTATTGTCGGAATGCTGCTGATTCAGCAACGTCGACAAGGCCGCGATAATCTGCGGCAGGAAGAAGGGTTTGGTGATCATGACGCTTTCCGGAACACCCTCGGCACCCCAGTGGATGGCGCTATCGCCACTCATGTAGATCACGGGTATTGTCGGGTTGGCCCGGCGCAGATGCCGTGCAACCTCCCAACCGGATTTACCCGCCCCCAGGCGTATGTCGGTGACGAGGCCCTTGAACTTGACCGGCTCGGCGTCGAAGAACGCCATGGCCTGGGCCGCGTTTTGAGCCCCTACGACTTCAAAGCCAGCTTCTTCCAGGGCCGACTCGACGTCAAGCAGGATCAGATGCTCATCCTCGACGACCAGAACCGCGCCGTTGTTCATCTGGATGCTCCCCTTGGCCGTCCCACCCTACGGTTTCGACCCCGATTTAGTTCCATCTAATAATTCACGATGTGGGTCCGGGCTCGAGTCTTGAACGAATGCGCCAAACGGTCCGCGTTCAGAGCTTTGGTCACATCTCGACTGGCTGGCCGTGCGAGCCCTCAAATCAGCGATTCAAATCCTGCAGCGTCGACCGGCCGACCGAACAGAAATCCTTGCCCGAAATCGCAGTCCATCTCGCGCAACAGCGTGCGTTCCACCTCTGTCTCTATTCCCTCGGCGACGACATGAAAGCCGAGTTCCCTGGAAATCCTGATGATGGACTCGATGATGACCCGCTTGGATCGGCTTTGCGCCAGCCCTTTGACAAAACCGCGATCGATCTTGATCTCCGTGAGGGGGAAGTCTTCGAGGTAGCGCAGATTGGCGTAGCCGGTTCCGAAGTCATCGATGGACAGGCCGACGCCCAGTTCGCGCAGGTGTCTCATGATCGACAGCATTTCCGCGGAACTTTCGACCATCAGGCTCTCGGTGAGCTCAAGCTTGATCCATGCAGCATCGGCGCCACTGGCGGTAAGCACGTCGGAGACAAATTTCGGCATGTCACGAAGCTTGAACTCAAGCGGCGAGACATTGAACGAGAAGACTATCGGCACTTGTCGGTCCCTGTTCACGCGCGCGGCAAAGTCCGCGACGGTGCGAAGGCCACGGGCGCCGATGTCGAGTATAAGACCCGTGTCTTCGGCATGGCTGATGAACTTGTCCGGCGACTGCATCCCAAACAGGCCATGGTGCCATCGCAACAGGGCTTCTGCACCGACAACCGTTCCCGTGGCGAGGTCGACCTGCGGCTGGTAGTGAGAATCGAACTCGTCATGTTCCAGGGCCTGCTGCATTTCGCTGGTCATGCGCAGTCGGTTTCGCGCACGCCTATCGTCCTCGGAACTGAATGCGCAAATATCGAGGAACGCCGACGACTTCGACCGATGCAAAGCGGCACCGGCACGACGAACCAGCGTTATGGCGTCCGTCGTCTGGTTGCCAACGACATAGCCCGTCGCGAAACGGATCCTGATCGTTGCGCCCGCCACGAGATAACGCGGCGCCAGGGACTGCCGGATCATTTCGATTGCCGCTTGGGCCTCGTCGGCATGGCCAAGCGGCTGGGCGAGCGCAAACTCATTGGATCCCGTGCGGCAGACCAATGCAGCACCTGTGTTGGTCAGGCGTCGCGCAATCTGCACCAGCACCTGGTCGCCAACATCATATCCGTACCCTTCGTTGATGTCATGGAAACGAGCCATGTCGATCTTGACAAGCAGGATCGGCCGTTCCCCTTGACGCAGCAGGATGTCGACGTCCTCGACGAAGGCGTATCTGTTGAGAACACCGGTGAGCATGTCGGCGCGGGTGCTCTGGGCAATTTGCGCGGCGGCGACCCTGCTCGCCGTCACGTCCCGCATCAGTCCGATATAGTGCGTCGGCTCGCCACCAGCGATGCTCATAGGTGCGAGGCGGAGTTCGTTCCAGAACCAGCTACCGTCCTTGCGGAAGTTCTTCAGCGTGACGGCAACATCCTCACGCCGGGCGATGGCTTCGCGAATGGCCTGGATTTCGGGTTGAAGGCGATCGCTGCCTTGCAGGAAGCGGCAGTTTCTCCCGATCAGTTCGTCGCTGGAATAGCCGGTGATGTCCTGGAACGCGCGGTTGACGTAGACGAGCGCCATACCCTTTTCACGCAGATCGCTGATGGCCAAACCATCCCTGGATAGATCGGGCAGCCGGGCCGCGATCCCTTCCGGCACGCCATAGCGGCGCGGGTTCGCGACCGCGGTACTGCGGATCAGATTGCCGAACCCGGCCTTGAAAATCTCTGTCATGTTGGGGCCACGGCTGATAGTATCCGGAGATGCATGCCCCCATAGATGGCCAGCTATCGCGCATATTCTACTGGCACGATCAACAGGTTCCGTAACGGAATGGCCGACGTGGCGTGGGCCGCCGTCGGCTGCGACTGATTTAGTGGCTCAGTGACGTACTCGTGCACCCGGAAAGCGGCATCGACATGAACGATGAGTCTGCCCACGCGCTCCGCAAGTCCGGCATCCGCGTCATGGGCGAGATATCCTGGGGCACACACATCTGCGTCTTCTACGAAGCGGAAGAGGACCTGTTAGCCACCAACGCTTCCTATTTCGCGGCTGGCCTGGAGGACAACGAATTCTGCATCTGGGCGGTCTCCGATCCGATCGACGCAGAGACGGCGAAGGATGCGTTGCGGCAGTCCATTCCCGACATTGATGCACGCCTGGTGGCCGGCCAGATGGAGATGATCCCAGCCACTGACTGGTATCTTCCGGGTGGGGAGTTCGACATGCAGCACATCACCGGCGGCTGGGATGAGAAGCTGCGCGCAGCCCGGGAAAGAGGCTTCGCCGGGATGAGAGTGAGCGGCAACGCATTCTGGATAGGGACAAGCCACTGGAAGGAGTTTTGCCAGTACGAGCATGAACTCGACCGGTCACTGGCGGGCCAGAAGATGGTGGTGTTGTGCACTTATTCCCTGTCGAAAAGCAGGGCCGTTGACCTGCTCGATGTGGCGCGCGCCCACCAATTCACCATCACCCGGCGAAAGGGGGAATGGGAATTTCTAGAGACGCCGGAGCTTCAGGCCGCCAAGCAGGAGATCAGGAAGCTGAATGGCGCACTGGATGTCCTCGCGGACACCGGCCATGCCGCTTTCACAGCCCGCGAGCGTGTCGTGCTCGCCCAAATCGTCAGGGGTTATTCGAGCAAGGAGATTGCCCGCACCCTGGGAATTGCCCCGCGAACGGTCGAGTTCCACAGGGCCAATCTTCTCAAGAAAACCAACGCACGAAGCACGGTCCACCTCTTGCGCATAGTTCTTGGCGAGTAGCACAAGTCCTGATTGCTCCTGCGATGGGAAACTGGACCAGAGCCTGTGCTCAGCGCGGCCAGCGAGTGCCGTTTTGCCGGCGATGAAACAGCGCCATGCGGTGCGTCTCAGGGTATGTCCTATCGGCGAGCCGACATGGCCGACCGTGGATGATTGCCGATCGCCTCCAATTCAAGCCAATGCGTACGGGCGCCGAATGTCCGCTTTTGACATTCCGAACCTCAAAGCGGACCGTCCGCTTGCGACCCCAAAGTTGACGCACCCAACGTCATCCAATGACCCCAACAGGCATTCGAGCGCCTCCTATAGTTTTTTAGTCTCCGCCGATGTTCGCCAACACAGCATGCTCTCCACTCAATGAGCCGCCCGCTTTTCGAGCGATCGGGCATATTGCGTCA is part of the Mesorhizobium loti genome and encodes:
- a CDS encoding AraC family transcriptional regulator is translated as MQFKRRKNPVATLRTAPAFEHIVTEASDSFLWRLDDYPWERNVWNFHPEYEIHLLRKSSGVVLVGDHIGEFGPGYLTIVGGGLPHDWVTAVQPGELIEGRDIVLQFDAQRLRGSAGLLPELRELEPFLERSLRGMVFHGRTALEGAELMERMGTVHGLARLCLFLELVDLLARTDEYELLSSPDFSPVLDAASLDIIQRTLTYLFQHFAEDLKLPDVAELAGMTESTFSRFFQKNTGNSFSDHLAKLRLWQACKLLADTDVAITDICFQVGYMNISNFNRAFLRKHKMTPSSYRKLSRQRLTMRA
- a CDS encoding M48 family metalloprotease encodes the protein MDEEKIRQALILFPGSRRAANGVIVGDEEGSFYITDFGPRDEELTPEEDFLVPFCAKKEIIRLRSLKTSHDYLLRLRAITIADSSRLNRVMIERRKKFERGGRIWTLSGYYDTFNKYHRNYILKIPHKDRKALRSVPSGFVPLIEANAICLKSVLGEVVIVSEALKYFYYYMTICLHGTRYGILPEDCVNAGLIGLRVMVGSEAQDFDIDPRGILPKPVEAAIRQSVDAMVEFTYGHEYAHFLLGHLSSVAELRMADRNEDQIIYEHAFEYEADLHAIRVVTNRDYRSKLAVAAFNIFLYLYLIEFMAVEHSDVPNFAVSRTHPAPLDRLRNLRETLGNKDLPKRHELGMAIFEVRRMASIILERIKASSRSDVLTAYGSVYMHGLGGKERRDRIDY
- a CDS encoding putative bifunctional diguanylate cyclase/phosphodiesterase gives rise to the protein MAISDLREKGMALVYVNRAFQDITGYSSDELIGRNCRFLQGSDRLQPEIQAIREAIARREDVAVTLKNFRKDGSWFWNELRLAPMSIAGGEPTHYIGLMRDVTASRVAAAQIAQSTRADMLTGVLNRYAFVEDVDILLRQGERPILLVKIDMARFHDINEGYGYDVGDQVLVQIARRLTNTGAALVCRTGSNEFALAQPLGHADEAQAAIEMIRQSLAPRYLVAGATIRIRFATGYVVGNQTTDAITLVRRAGAALHRSKSSAFLDICAFSSEDDRRARNRLRMTSEMQQALEHDEFDSHYQPQVDLATGTVVGAEALLRWHHGLFGMQSPDKFISHAEDTGLILDIGARGLRTVADFAARVNRDRQVPIVFSFNVSPLEFKLRDMPKFVSDVLTASGADAAWIKLELTESLMVESSAEMLSIMRHLRELGVGLSIDDFGTGYANLRYLEDFPLTEIKIDRGFVKGLAQSRSKRVIIESIIRISRELGFHVVAEGIETEVERTLLREMDCDFGQGFLFGRPVDAAGFESLI
- a CDS encoding MATE family efflux transporter, producing MSAIEAGARAPENLWRQEIKATLALAWPMVLTNLGQTAMTATDVMMMGRLGPDTLASGALGANLYFMPLIFGLGLMLATSPMIATELGRRRHSVRDLRRTVRQGLWLAILISIPIWIFLWHGESILLAMGQEPALAHQAGIYLRWLEWAVLPFYGYIVLRSFISALERPGWALVIVFVAVACNALFNWVFMFGNLGFPAMGISGSGLATSLSSTLMFAGMAAVVMLEKRFRRYRLFGRFWRSDWQRFKGLLRLGLPIAGILAFEVTIFNAAALLMGLIDADSLAAHAIAIQIASISFMVPLGLNQAVTVRVGLAHGAGNPEGVSRAGWTAFVIGVSFMALMGLVMILWPHPLISAFIDLANPANARVITLAVSFLAFAALFQVFDGAQAVAAGMLRGLHDTKVPMIYAAIGYWGVGLPLGVLLAFHFGLHGVGIWMGLSTGLAVVAALLLARWLRRDRIAPSLAFGH
- a CDS encoding MEDS domain-containing protein, which produces MNDESAHALRKSGIRVMGEISWGTHICVFYEAEEDLLATNASYFAAGLEDNEFCIWAVSDPIDAETAKDALRQSIPDIDARLVAGQMEMIPATDWYLPGGEFDMQHITGGWDEKLRAARERGFAGMRVSGNAFWIGTSHWKEFCQYEHELDRSLAGQKMVVLCTYSLSKSRAVDLLDVARAHQFTITRRKGEWEFLETPELQAAKQEIRKLNGALDVLADTGHAAFTARERVVLAQIVRGYSSKEIARTLGIAPRTVEFHRANLLKKTNARSTVHLLRIVLGE
- a CDS encoding response regulator, giving the protein MNNGAVLVVEDEHLILLDVESALEEAGFEVVGAQNAAQAMAFFDAEPVKFKGLVTDIRLGAGKSGWEVARHLRRANPTIPVIYMSGDSAIHWGAEGVPESVMITKPFFLPQIIAALSTLLNQQHSDNS